A stretch of Streptococcus chenjunshii DNA encodes these proteins:
- a CDS encoding carbohydrate-binding domain-containing protein codes for MSKKVLFNRSAFSQAKGHGVKRKTKQGLITGLVLAAAFTITGTGQNVFADDSSTAGAAETAAAADDTVSETDTETLTADTVSQDKLTAETDTTDTDDFQENSLSASASEIAERSETVTEGNSDTEFRNTNAEIRDAQMETAAEDSEVNLSEAEASSDENTATISISTEGVSANSDSVTVSENNITITQAGSYSITGAGDGYSITVDSSVTEAVTLNFDNLKLTNSSVYTSGDLYIFILSDSSVSSALANTIEAEGALYVTSKDKSSLTVSSSVKHALKAASVTIDGAVLNLVSASKDGIHATTDVKFINSTVFITAGDDGIQIEDDTDVNSADLTITDSTVTINAADKGITAGDEVTVEGNSEVTITAGDEGIEGRSINLTGGTITINAGDDGINATEWTSKDSADLSQLVNSADDIENEIAITIAGATVYVTAAADALDSNGNLTISSGNVYLAQTSMDNSALDYDGTGTITGGTVWAIGSSGMAQAFMTGSSQAYIMVNVSGSQGDMITITDSDGNVTASTTAETDFSNVIFSSEHVNSGSAYTVTVSSGASAAAAATAETTANGFGMGAPGIMGDNAMPAGNPPSFDEGITAADGSVIFPDFSQIDGSEETTAVPSDTAAPLLPKETDISGRNSSSAGDSTEAPLPSEQAAFDSDADSETITPSASSSQSQTEEEDDSEKNTAEQTDKAETQKNTEAANDSDADLNLETKAKQIKEQTEAKTNFLEAKHTNQPETAPAPYSNTGNVYRTNSENLHPSGKFSAFTAGNYREYLSANSVPYPAFAYSDLSSNRYSLTNKQHGPFRAAAQTQPAVSQKLAVRFKTKTWNKSGQYI; via the coding sequence ATGAGTAAAAAAGTTTTATTTAACCGCTCTGCATTTTCGCAGGCAAAAGGACATGGTGTCAAACGTAAAACCAAACAAGGTTTAATCACAGGACTTGTTCTGGCGGCTGCTTTTACGATTACAGGTACAGGGCAAAACGTTTTTGCTGATGATAGCAGCACTGCAGGTGCTGCCGAAACAGCTGCAGCAGCCGATGACACAGTATCTGAAACAGATACAGAAACGCTCACCGCAGATACAGTCAGTCAAGATAAGCTGACTGCCGAAACAGACACAACTGATACAGACGATTTTCAAGAAAATAGCTTATCGGCCTCTGCCTCTGAAATCGCTGAACGTTCGGAAACTGTTACAGAAGGAAACAGCGATACAGAATTCCGCAATACTAATGCTGAAATTAGGGATGCCCAAATGGAAACTGCTGCAGAGGACAGTGAGGTTAATCTAAGCGAAGCAGAAGCAAGCTCAGATGAAAATACAGCCACTATTTCTATCTCCACCGAAGGTGTTTCTGCTAACTCTGATAGCGTGACGGTTTCAGAAAATAATATTACCATCACCCAAGCCGGCAGCTATAGTATTACAGGAGCAGGAGACGGCTACTCTATTACAGTTGATTCATCCGTTACTGAAGCGGTGACGCTCAATTTTGACAATCTTAAATTAACAAACTCCAGCGTCTATACAAGCGGCGATCTCTATATTTTTATATTGTCTGACAGCTCTGTTTCCTCAGCTTTAGCCAATACTATTGAAGCAGAGGGAGCCCTTTATGTGACTTCCAAGGATAAAAGCAGTCTGACCGTCAGCAGCAGTGTCAAACATGCCCTCAAAGCAGCAAGTGTGACCATTGACGGTGCAGTACTCAACCTAGTCTCTGCGTCCAAAGACGGTATCCATGCAACGACCGATGTCAAGTTTATCAACTCGACAGTCTTTATCACTGCAGGTGACGATGGGATTCAGATTGAAGATGATACCGATGTCAATTCTGCCGACTTGACCATCACTGATTCAACAGTTACCATAAATGCTGCTGATAAAGGGATTACTGCTGGCGATGAAGTGACAGTTGAAGGAAACTCTGAGGTTACCATCACGGCTGGTGATGAAGGGATTGAGGGACGCTCTATCAATCTCACAGGTGGGACTATTACCATCAATGCTGGGGACGACGGCATTAATGCAACGGAATGGACAAGCAAGGACAGTGCAGATTTGTCTCAACTGGTTAATTCAGCTGACGACATTGAAAATGAAATCGCCATTACCATTGCTGGTGCAACTGTTTATGTGACTGCCGCTGCTGATGCTTTGGACTCTAACGGCAATTTGACAATATCGAGCGGCAATGTCTATCTCGCCCAAACATCCATGGATAATTCCGCCCTTGATTACGACGGAACGGGAACCATCACTGGCGGGACAGTCTGGGCTATCGGCAGCAGCGGTATGGCACAGGCCTTTATGACAGGATCAAGCCAAGCCTATATTATGGTCAATGTCTCAGGCAGTCAAGGGGATATGATTACAATCACCGACAGCGATGGAAATGTAACCGCATCAACAACTGCTGAGACCGACTTTTCAAATGTCATCTTCTCCAGCGAACATGTAAACTCAGGATCAGCCTATACTGTTACAGTTTCAAGCGGCGCTTCTGCCGCTGCAGCAGCCACTGCCGAAACTACAGCTAATGGATTTGGAATGGGGGCTCCTGGTATTATGGGTGATAATGCCATGCCCGCAGGCAATCCACCAAGTTTTGATGAAGGCATAACAGCAGCTGATGGGTCTGTCATCTTTCCTGACTTTTCTCAAATAGACGGAAGTGAAGAGACGACTGCAGTTCCTAGTGATACTGCTGCTCCTCTCTTGCCCAAAGAGACGGATATCTCTGGAAGAAACAGCAGTTCAGCAGGCGACTCTACAGAAGCTCCTCTTCCTTCTGAACAAGCAGCCTTTGACAGTGACGCAGATTCAGAAACAATTACTCCTTCTGCCAGCAGCAGCCAGTCTCAGACAGAAGAGGAAGATGACTCAGAGAAAAACACTGCTGAGCAAACAGACAAAGCTGAAACACAAAAAAATACAGAGGCTGCAAACGACAGTGATGCTGACTTAAATTTAGAAACGAAGGCCAAGCAGATAAAAGAACAAACAGAGGCTAAAACAAACTTTTTAGAGGCAAAACATACAAATCAGCCTGAAACAGCTCCTGCACCCTATTCAAATACCGGAAATGTCTATAGGACTAACAGTGAAAATTTACATCCCAGCGGCAAATTCTCGGCATTTACAGCAGGAAACTACAGGGAATACTTATCAGCAAACTCAGTTCCTTATCCTGCTTTTGCTTATTCTGACCTCAGTTCAAACAGATACAGCCTGACAAACAAACAGCACGGCCCTTTCCGTGCTGCAGCACAAACACAGCCTGCTGTCAGTCAGAAGCTTGCCGTAAGGTTTAAAACTAAAACCTGGAATAAGTCCGGACAGTATATATAA
- a CDS encoding FAD-dependent oxidoreductase: protein MKLKAGTYFGKGQGQHGDYDVEVEVSESAIKSVKVLGEHGSPAYPDTAVTEIPERILAAQSTTVDAVSGASVSSHAIMEAVRDALLKAGLEEEEDLTNQELTVDVAIVAAGPAGLAAAVTAAEAGLSVAVFEKQAITGGTANMGMGPLGIDTKIQRALFNNISVEEALSKQMEYTHYRVDSDLVQTYFKLSSATIEWLEDMGVKFAGAFRYFKESEATWHIVDNDGKIGPGAAAPMNKALTKRAKDLGVSFYLNTPVDDLITSDGKVTGLLAKSKTGRIIKVQAQAVVVCTGGFGSNAKMLAEEFGYHLNQDFFTFNVPGITGDGLQMMWKAGAQKFGLATESIFVLPHNLQYMIADGVLRQPNLLINQRGERFMNEGDMGNTTFAGNAIALQPGHYAYCIMDREILKHYQEQGPDIVDLVHPTEGFQLLEEDIKKAEENGYDAIMTADSIAELSQKLQISREKLQATIDEYNSYCAQGYDEAFFKKKAYLHPITGAGGYLVGKYYVGAYGTMGGVRINRHCQVLDVENRIIPGLYSAGSDANTIYGDSYNFTLPGNSMGFALNSGRMVGLALASLLKK, encoded by the coding sequence ATGAAACTTAAAGCTGGAACGTATTTTGGAAAAGGACAGGGGCAGCATGGGGATTATGATGTTGAAGTTGAGGTTTCTGAGAGTGCCATTAAAAGTGTTAAGGTACTAGGAGAACATGGTTCACCTGCTTATCCTGATACGGCAGTGACAGAAATTCCTGAACGGATTTTAGCTGCTCAATCAACAACAGTTGATGCAGTCAGCGGAGCCAGCGTTTCTTCACATGCAATTATGGAAGCCGTCAGAGATGCTCTGCTGAAGGCTGGCTTGGAGGAAGAAGAAGATTTAACAAATCAGGAGCTGACAGTTGATGTTGCTATTGTTGCGGCAGGGCCAGCCGGATTGGCAGCAGCTGTAACTGCAGCAGAAGCGGGATTGTCGGTGGCTGTTTTTGAGAAACAGGCTATTACAGGTGGGACTGCTAATATGGGGATGGGTCCTTTGGGTATTGACACTAAAATTCAGAGAGCTTTATTTAATAATATTTCAGTCGAAGAAGCGTTAAGTAAGCAAATGGAATATACTCATTACCGTGTTGACAGTGATTTGGTTCAAACCTATTTCAAGCTTTCAAGCGCGACTATTGAGTGGCTGGAAGATATGGGGGTCAAATTCGCTGGAGCTTTTCGCTATTTCAAAGAATCAGAAGCAACTTGGCATATTGTCGATAATGATGGCAAAATTGGACCTGGTGCCGCAGCGCCTATGAATAAAGCGCTGACAAAACGAGCTAAGGATTTAGGTGTCAGTTTTTATTTGAATACTCCAGTGGACGATCTTATCACGTCTGATGGCAAAGTTACCGGCCTGCTGGCTAAAAGCAAGACCGGCCGTATTATCAAGGTGCAGGCTCAAGCTGTAGTAGTCTGTACGGGTGGTTTTGGTTCTAATGCTAAGATGCTTGCTGAGGAGTTTGGCTATCACTTAAATCAAGATTTCTTTACCTTTAATGTTCCCGGAATCACAGGCGACGGTCTGCAAATGATGTGGAAGGCGGGAGCGCAGAAGTTTGGCTTAGCAACAGAAAGTATTTTTGTTCTGCCGCATAATCTGCAGTATATGATTGCTGATGGTGTGCTGCGCCAGCCAAATCTGCTGATAAATCAGCGCGGTGAACGTTTCATGAATGAAGGTGATATGGGCAATACCACTTTTGCCGGAAATGCTATTGCTCTTCAGCCAGGTCATTATGCGTACTGTATTATGGATCGGGAAATTCTGAAACATTATCAGGAACAGGGACCGGACATTGTCGATTTAGTACATCCGACTGAGGGCTTTCAGCTGCTTGAGGAGGATATTAAAAAGGCTGAAGAGAATGGTTATGATGCAATCATGACAGCAGATTCTATCGCAGAATTAAGTCAGAAGCTCCAAATTTCTCGAGAAAAACTACAGGCAACCATTGACGAGTACAATAGCTATTGTGCTCAGGGCTATGATGAGGCATTTTTCAAAAAAAAGGCCTACTTACACCCAATTACAGGTGCGGGAGGCTATTTAGTCGGTAAATACTATGTTGGTGCCTACGGTACAATGGGAGGCGTCCGAATCAATAGGCACTGTCAGGTACTGGATGTGGAAAACCGCATTATTCCTGGTCTTTACAGTGCTGGTTCTGACGCTAATACGATTTATGGCGATAGTTATAATTTTACTCTGCCCGGAAATTCTATGGGCTTTGCTCTCAACTCCGGCCGTATGGTGGGTCTGGCCTTGGCCAGCTTACTAAAAAAATAA